CCGTGATGCTGGGCGCGAGCCTCGGCGACCACGTCGGGTACCTCCTGGGCAGGCGCTACGGGGACGCTCTGCGGGAGACCCGTGCGGTGCGACGCCTCGGACGGCAGCACCTCGACCGGGCGACGGACCTCCTGCAGCGGCGTGGGGGCACGGCCATCCTCCTGACCCGGCTCGTGCCCGTGGTCCGCACCCTCACGCCGGCGGCCGCGGGCGTCTCGGGGCTGGAGTACCGCCGGTTCGCGGTCGCCTCGTTGGCGGGGTCGGCGCTGTGGTCGGCGGCCTACGTGGGCGGCGGGACCGTCGTCGGCGGCCTGGTCGCGGCGGCCGGTGACGCGTTCGGCCGCGCCGCGTGGCTGCTGCTCGTGCTGGTGGGCATCGGGGTGCTGCCGGTGCTGGTGGTCCGCGCGGTGGTCGGGGTGCGTCCGGAGCGGGCCGCGCCGGACACCGCGTCGCTCGAGCTGGCGACCGGCGTCATGGCAGGGCTGGCCGTGGACGGTCAGGACGCCGTGCGCGTGATGCGGTAGCGGACGAACGAGGGGACGGCGAGGGACGCCACGACGACACCGACCACGACCAGGACCCCGCCACCCGCCGCAGCGGCTGCCGTCCCGACCGCGGCGGCCGACGCGCCGTGGAGGGTGTCGGCGATGCGGGGACCTCCGGCCACCACGACGATGAACACGCCCTGGAGCCGTCCGCGCATCGCATCGTCCGCGGCGGACTGCAGCATGGCGGAGCGGAACGCTGCCGACGCCATGTCCGCCGCGCCCCCGACGACGAGCATGACCAGCGCGACGACCAGCATCGGCGTCATCCAGTGGTCGGCGAGCGCGACCGCGACGCCGAAGCCGGCCATCGCGACGCCCCAGATCCCGATGCACACGACCACGGCGAGGCCCTGCCGCTCGATGCGCGACACCCAGCCGCTGAAGACGCCGCCGATCACGGACCCGGCGGGGATCGCGGCGAAGAGCAGCGCGAACACGATGCCGCCGTTGTCGGGGCCGTCGAACGACAGGTGCGCGATCTCGGGGAACAGCGCCCGCGGCATCCCGAAGACCATCGCGATCAGGTCGACGACGAACGACATCAGCAGCACGGGCTGGGTGCGCAGGTAGACGAAGCCGTCGATCACCGCACGGATGCCCGGCGCGCCCGCCACCGCGTCCAGCACCGTGAGGCTCGGCAGCCGCAGCACGGCGCCCAGCGTCGCGAAGAGCGTGAAGGTGTCGATCAGGTACATCCACTCGAACCCGATGATCGGGATGAGGATGCCCGCGACCAGCGGGCCGGCGATGGCACCGGCCATCGTGACGGTCATGCTGAGCGAGTTCGCGGCAGGCAGGAGCTCGGGCTCGATCAGCCGGGGGATGACCGCGCTGCGGGTCGGCTGGTTCACCGCGAAGAACGCCTGCTGCACCGAGAAGAGGCACAGCAGCAACCACACGTTCTCGTTGCCGGCAGCGGCCTGCGCCCAGAACAGCGCGCTGGTCACGATCAGGCCGACCGTCGTGACGACCAGGATCGTGCGGCGGTCGAAGACGTCGGCGAGCGCCCCGCCGTACAGCCCGAAGATCACCAGCGGGACCAGGCCGAACACGCCGGCCAGCCCGACGTAGAACGACTCGCCCGTGTCGGCGTACAGCTGGGCGGGCACGGCCACGACGGTCAGCTGCGCACCGATGACGGTGATGATGTTGGCCACCCACAGGCGCCGGAAGTGGTGGTTGCGCAGGGGGCGGGTGTCCGCGAAGAGGTGGGAGATCGACCGCGGCACGTCAGAGAACGTTACGCGCACCGGCGTCCGGCCGCCTCAGCGGAACGTCGCCACGTCGATCTCGATCCAGACCTGCTCGGCGCGGCCCAGGAGCTCCCCGTCGACGGCGTACAGCGCGGTGCTGGTCAGGAACTTGCGGCCGCTCCTCTCGGAGAGCTCGCCGGTCGCGATGAGGGACTCGCCGGTGCGCGGTCGGCGCAGCACCTCGGCGGTCATCCTGCCCAGCACCATCGCCTGCCGGGTGAAGTCCGCGGCCCAGCCTCCCGGGCAGTCGAGCGCGGCCCAGGTGGTGGGCACGTCCAGGAGCCCGTCCTCGTCCGCGAACGAGGCGTGCGGGGTCCACGGGGCCGCGGTGCGCCCCTCCGCGAAGGGCCCGGTGAACAGGCGCAGCCCGTCGCCCTCGCCGCGGGCCGTGCCGCACGTGAAGCACCGGTCGAACGGGTGGTTCTCGAACCCCTGGTAGGCGGCGAGGCCCGTCGTGGCGTCCGCCGCGGACGGCAGCTCCGGGACCTTCCGCACCAGCTCGCCCGGCTCCGCCTCCCCGACCACCGCGCCGCCGGCCGTCAGCAGGCGCACGTGCTCGCCGTCGCTCTCCCAGCTCAGCGGCACGTCCAACGGCGGTGGGATGCGCAGGGTCGAGGTGACCGGGCCGGTCCCGACCTCGTGCGCGATCAGCCCCGCGACGTAGCCACCGTTGCCGGAGTGGTCGGGTCCGTTGAACTGTGCCGGGATCGTCACCATGCGCCCGACCCTATTACCGACCGGTCCTGATCGCGTCGTAGCGCCGCAGCGACTCCCGGCGCTCCTCCGCGTGGTCGACGATCGGCGGCGGGTAGCCCGCCGGTGGGTCGGACATCTCCCACGGGGTGTGCACGTGCCGCGTGGGCACGTCCGCGAGCTCGGGCACCCAGCGCCGGACGTACTGACCGTCGGGGTCGAACTTCTTGCCCTGCGTCATCGGGTTGAAGATGCGGAAGTACGGCGAGGCGTCGGTGCCGGAGCCGGCGACCCACTGCCAGCCGTGCTGGTTGGACGCGAGATCGGCGTCGACCAGGAGGTCGAGGAAGTGCCGGGCACCGTGCTGCCACTCCAGGTGCAGGTCCTTGACGAGGAAGCTCGCGACGATCATCCGCACCCGGTTGTGCACCCAGCCCTCGGCGCGCAGCTGCCGCATCCCGGCGTCGACGATCGGGATGCCGGTGAGCCCGGCCCTCCACGCCTCCAGGTCCTCGCCCGGCTCGTCGTACTGCATCTGCTCGAACGCCCGGTTGTAGTAGCCGAAGGCCGAGTCCGGGCGCTGGTGCAGGACGTCGGCGTAGAACTCACGGAACGCCAGCTCCCGCGCGTACGCCGCGGCGCCCTCGGACCGCAGCGACGCGAGATCGGCCAGCATCGTGCGGGGGTGGATCGCGCCCCACTTGAGGTGGACGGACATCCGGGACGTGCGGTCGGGTCCGGGCAGGTCACGCGCCGTGGCGTAGTCGGCGACGTCGTCGTCCAGGAACTCCGCCCAGCGGGCCAGCGCCGCCTCCTCGCCGTGGGGCGGCAGGGTCATCCCGTCGGGCACGGTGGCCTCGGGGAGGCGGTCGGTGCCGCCGGGCGGACGCAGCCACGGCACGTCGGCCGGCGCCTCGGCCGGCCGCCGCCACCCGTGGTCCTGCCACGCCCGGAAGAACGGGGTGAAGACGCGGTAGCCCGAGCCGTCGTCCTTCGAGACCCGCCCGGGCGACACGGCGTACGACGAGCCGGTGCGCACGAGTGGGATGTCGTGCTCGGCCAGGGCCTCCTCGACGTCCCGGTCCCGCTCGGCGCCCATCGGGGTGAAGTCCGCCGAGACGTGCACCGACGTGGCGTCGACCTGTCGGGCCACGCGGAGCACCTCGGCGACCGGGTCGCCGTGCACGAGGTGCAGCCCACCGATGCGCTCGGAGAAGTCCTCGATCAGGCGGACCAGGTACGCCTGACGGGTCGACGCGCCCGGACCCCAGTAGCGGCCGTCGAGCACCAGCAGCGGGACCACGCCGTCCGGGCCGCCGTCGATCGCCGCCTGGAGGGCCGGCTGGTCGTGCAGCCGCAGGTCGGTGCGGAACCACATGACGGACGTCGGCATGGGCTCCATTCTGCGGCGTGACGGGGCATCCTGCCCGCCGTGGAAGAATGGTCGGGTGAGCGAGCTGATCGATACCACCGAGATGTACCTCCGCACGGTCTATGAGCTGGAGGAGGAGGGCATCGTGCCCCTGCGGGCACGCATCGCCGAGCGCCTCCACCAGAGCGGCCCGACCGTGAGCCAGACCGTCGCCCGCATGGAGCGCGACGGCCTGCTGGCCGTCGAGGGTGATCGCCACCTGGAGCTGTCCGAGAAGGGCCGCCAGCTGGCGACCCGCGTGATGCGCAAGCACCGCCTGGCCGAGCGCCTGCTGATCGACGTCATCGGTCTGGAGATCGAGTACGTCCACGAGGAGGCGTGCCGCTGGGAGCACGTCATGTCCGAGCAGGTCGAGCGCCGCCTCGTCGAGATCCTCGAGCACCCGACCGAGTCCCCGTACGGCAACCCGATCCCGGGTCTCGCCGAGCTCGGCGAGGTCGAGCAGCCGGCCCGGTTCCTGACCGGCGTGCAGTCGATGACGGGCGCCGCCCGTGGGGCGACCGAGCCGGTCCGCCTGGTCATCCGCCGCATCGCGGAGGAGCTGCAGAAGGACACCGAGGTCATGTCGGTCCTGCGCCGGGTCGGCGCGCTGCCGGGCAACGACGTGCTCGTGTCCCAGGGACACGACGGCGTCATCGTCGCCCGGCAGGCCGAGACCGCGGAGATCGACGCCGAGGCCGCCGCACACATCTTCGTCTCGGCCTGAGGCCGGCCACCCCGGCCCTTCCTCGACCTGCCGGCCGGAGGGTTGCTCCGTCGCACTTCAGGTGATGCGGCAAACTGTTCCCATGAGCGTCGGAACCACGTTGAAGGGCTGGTTCCAGCGCACGGGCACCGAGGTCCTCGGCTGGATCCTCATCGCGCTCGGCGCGGTGCTGTGGCCCTTGCCGGGACCAGGCACGATCGTCGTGGTGGCCGGTGTCGCCCTGCTGTCGCGGCACTACGTCTGGGCGCAGAACCTGCTCGGTCCGCTGGAGCGCAAGGCCGTCGAGGCGGCCAAGTTCGGCGTCGCGACGTGGCCGCGCATCTTCGTCAGCGTCCTGGGTGTCGTGTGGCTCGTGTTCCTCGGCGCCGTCTGGTGGGGCAAGCCGGACATCCCTGAGTTCGAGGTGCTGGGCGTCGGGTTCGGTCCCGAGCTGCCGGCAGCCGGCTGGGGCACCGCGCTCGGCCTGTGGTCGTCGGCGATCGCTGCCCTCGTCCTGCTGATCTACAGCATCGTGAGGTGGCGCGAGCCGCGCGTCCCGAAGGCGGACCGGACCTCGGATCGCGCCTCTCGTTCCAAGCGGTAGACGATCTGGCCCAACCTGTAGCCAATGCGGCCGGGATGGCACAGGATGAGGCATGACAGAAATCTCGTGTGACGTGGTGGTGGTGGGTACCGGTCCCGGAGGGGAGGCCCTCGTCCCCCGGCTCGCGAAGGCCGGCCTGGACGTGGTCGCCGTCGAGGCCGAGCTCGTCGGGGGAGAGTGCCCCTACTGGGGCTGCATCCCCTCCAAGATGGTGATCCGGGCGGCCAACGCCCTGGCCGAGGCACGCCGGGCCGAGCAGCTGGCCGGGTCCGTCTCGGTGGCGCCGGACTTCTCGTTCGTCGCCAAGCGCATCCGCGAGGAGGCCACCGCCAACTGGGACGACACGGTCGCGGCCGATCGGATCACCGCCGCCGGCGCCCGCCTCGTCCGGGGTCGCGGCCGCCTGGACGGCGAACGGCGGGTCACGGTCGGTGATGACACCTACGTCGCGAGCAAGGGCGTCGTGCTCAACACCGGCACCA
Above is a genomic segment from Aeromicrobium chenweiae containing:
- a CDS encoding DedA family protein, translating into MTGIALTLGLGFCLAFAESGLGLGMLLPGETAVVVLAAAVGTPTGTLLLGLAVMLGASLGDHVGYLLGRRYGDALRETRAVRRLGRQHLDRATDLLQRRGGTAILLTRLVPVVRTLTPAAAGVSGLEYRRFAVASLAGSALWSAAYVGGGTVVGGLVAAAGDAFGRAAWLLLVLVGIGVLPVLVVRAVVGVRPERAAPDTASLELATGVMAGLAVDGQDAVRVMR
- a CDS encoding MFS transporter; the protein is MPRSISHLFADTRPLRNHHFRRLWVANIITVIGAQLTVVAVPAQLYADTGESFYVGLAGVFGLVPLVIFGLYGGALADVFDRRTILVVTTVGLIVTSALFWAQAAAGNENVWLLLCLFSVQQAFFAVNQPTRSAVIPRLIEPELLPAANSLSMTVTMAGAIAGPLVAGILIPIIGFEWMYLIDTFTLFATLGAVLRLPSLTVLDAVAGAPGIRAVIDGFVYLRTQPVLLMSFVVDLIAMVFGMPRALFPEIAHLSFDGPDNGGIVFALLFAAIPAGSVIGGVFSGWVSRIERQGLAVVVCIGIWGVAMAGFGVAVALADHWMTPMLVVALVMLVVGGAADMASAAFRSAMLQSAADDAMRGRLQGVFIVVVAGGPRIADTLHGASAAAVGTAAAAAGGGVLVVVGVVVASLAVPSFVRYRITRTAS
- a CDS encoding cryptochrome/photolyase family protein produces the protein MPTSVMWFRTDLRLHDQPALQAAIDGGPDGVVPLLVLDGRYWGPGASTRQAYLVRLIEDFSERIGGLHLVHGDPVAEVLRVARQVDATSVHVSADFTPMGAERDRDVEEALAEHDIPLVRTGSSYAVSPGRVSKDDGSGYRVFTPFFRAWQDHGWRRPAEAPADVPWLRPPGGTDRLPEATVPDGMTLPPHGEEAALARWAEFLDDDVADYATARDLPGPDRTSRMSVHLKWGAIHPRTMLADLASLRSEGAAAYARELAFREFYADVLHQRPDSAFGYYNRAFEQMQYDEPGEDLEAWRAGLTGIPIVDAGMRQLRAEGWVHNRVRMIVASFLVKDLHLEWQHGARHFLDLLVDADLASNQHGWQWVAGSGTDASPYFRIFNPMTQGKKFDPDGQYVRRWVPELADVPTRHVHTPWEMSDPPAGYPPPIVDHAEERRESLRRYDAIRTGR
- a CDS encoding metal-dependent transcriptional regulator, with amino-acid sequence MSELIDTTEMYLRTVYELEEEGIVPLRARIAERLHQSGPTVSQTVARMERDGLLAVEGDRHLELSEKGRQLATRVMRKHRLAERLLIDVIGLEIEYVHEEACRWEHVMSEQVERRLVEILEHPTESPYGNPIPGLAELGEVEQPARFLTGVQSMTGAARGATEPVRLVIRRIAEELQKDTEVMSVLRRVGALPGNDVLVSQGHDGVIVARQAETAEIDAEAAAHIFVSA
- a CDS encoding PGPGW domain-containing protein → MSVGTTLKGWFQRTGTEVLGWILIALGAVLWPLPGPGTIVVVAGVALLSRHYVWAQNLLGPLERKAVEAAKFGVATWPRIFVSVLGVVWLVFLGAVWWGKPDIPEFEVLGVGFGPELPAAGWGTALGLWSSAIAALVLLIYSIVRWREPRVPKADRTSDRASRSKR